A stretch of Pseudomonas sp. LRP2-20 DNA encodes these proteins:
- a CDS encoding autotransporter assembly complex protein TamA produces the protein MTYSGRLTWGLVFWVASFAAWGQSELLVKVKPANKALKANVEGYIGNLGDRDEEALLRFSRGAQEQARKAAQALGYYQAQIDTEVKPPAKADQSPQLIIRIDPGEPVRLRNVTVRIEGPASEMKAFRVPDSRALRAGEPLNHGLYEDAKRLIQNQASRYGFFSGHFTRQRLAVDPQAGVADIELVYQSGPRYRLGAVKFSGDTPLDEDLLQRMVSFKPGTPYDSELIAGLNNDLQSSGYFEGVRVDAAPTAAVGEDIPVDVRLDTRKPRTMGLGLGFSTDVGPRGKANWTRHWVNPQGHSYGWETELSAPRQNVGLWYDVPLDPPLTDKLRFAGGYQNEEIAGTDTLSKLLTVGPEWHSKLQSGWQRVISLKYQREEYRLGDDSGLSNLLMPGVSFSYLRSDNRIDPHNGYRLQFDTQVAKEGLVSDTNLLHGNVLLKGLTTLGHNHRFLGRVQFGGSATNGYKNNIPPSLRFFAGGDQSVRGYDYQTLSPKNSDGDRIGGRYLVAGSVEYQYSLAEKWRVATFIDQGNAFNTLELPSLKTGVGFGVRWVSPVGPLRLDLAKALDDDGGIRLHFSMGPEL, from the coding sequence ATGACGTACTCAGGAAGACTAACCTGGGGCCTGGTTTTCTGGGTCGCCAGTTTCGCAGCATGGGGCCAGAGCGAGTTGCTGGTGAAAGTAAAACCAGCCAACAAGGCGCTCAAGGCCAATGTCGAAGGCTATATCGGCAACCTTGGAGACCGCGATGAAGAAGCGCTGCTGCGTTTCAGTCGCGGGGCCCAGGAGCAGGCGCGCAAGGCCGCGCAGGCACTTGGCTACTATCAGGCGCAGATCGACACCGAGGTCAAGCCGCCTGCCAAGGCCGATCAATCCCCCCAACTGATCATCAGGATCGACCCCGGCGAGCCGGTGCGCCTGCGCAATGTGACTGTGCGCATCGAAGGCCCGGCCAGCGAGATGAAGGCTTTTCGCGTGCCTGACAGCCGGGCCCTGCGAGCGGGCGAACCACTCAACCATGGCCTGTACGAGGACGCCAAACGGCTGATCCAGAACCAGGCTTCGCGCTATGGTTTCTTCAGCGGCCACTTCACGCGCCAGCGCCTGGCCGTCGACCCTCAGGCAGGCGTGGCCGATATCGAACTGGTGTACCAGAGCGGTCCGCGTTATCGCCTCGGGGCAGTCAAATTCAGTGGTGACACGCCGCTGGACGAAGACCTGCTGCAACGCATGGTCTCGTTCAAGCCCGGCACGCCATATGATTCCGAACTGATCGCCGGGCTCAACAACGACCTGCAATCGAGCGGCTACTTCGAAGGGGTGCGGGTCGATGCCGCGCCCACTGCGGCGGTCGGCGAGGACATCCCGGTGGACGTCCGCCTGGACACCCGCAAACCACGCACCATGGGCCTCGGCCTGGGCTTCTCGACCGACGTCGGGCCACGCGGCAAGGCCAACTGGACACGGCATTGGGTCAACCCGCAAGGCCACAGTTATGGCTGGGAAACCGAACTGTCGGCGCCGCGGCAAAACGTTGGCCTGTGGTACGACGTGCCCCTTGATCCACCCTTGACCGACAAGCTGCGCTTCGCCGGCGGCTACCAGAACGAAGAAATCGCCGGCACCGACACCCTCAGCAAGCTGCTGACGGTCGGCCCGGAGTGGCACAGCAAGCTGCAAAGCGGCTGGCAGCGGGTGATCTCGCTCAAGTACCAGCGCGAAGAGTATCGCCTGGGGGATGATTCGGGGTTGAGCAACCTGCTGATGCCTGGCGTGAGTTTTTCCTACCTGCGCAGTGACAACCGCATCGACCCGCACAACGGCTACCGCTTGCAGTTCGACACCCAGGTGGCCAAGGAAGGGCTGGTGTCCGACACCAACCTGTTACATGGCAACGTCCTGCTCAAGGGCCTGACTACCCTCGGCCACAATCACCGCTTCCTCGGGCGGGTACAGTTCGGCGGCAGTGCCACCAACGGCTACAAGAACAACATTCCGCCGTCGCTGCGCTTCTTCGCCGGTGGCGATCAGAGCGTGCGCGGCTACGACTACCAGACCCTGTCGCCGAAAAACAGTGACGGCGACCGCATCGGTGGCCGCTACCTGGTCGCGGGCAGTGTCGAGTACCAGTACTCGCTGGCCGAAAAATGGCGGGTGGCAACCTTCATCGATCAGGGCAACGCGTTCAACACCCTGGAGCTGCCCAGTCTCAAGACCGGGGTCGGTTTCGGTGTGCGCTGGGTGTCGCCGGTAGGGCCGCTGCGCCTGGACCTGGCCAAGGCGCTCGATGACGACGGTGGTATTCGCCTGCACTTCTCCATGGGGCCCGAGCTGTGA